Below is a window of Pyrobaculum aerophilum str. IM2 DNA.
TTAAATAATCTTTCTTTTTTCCTCCTTTTTTACGCGTCTAACGCCTCTTTCTAATTCCGCGGGGTCGCCCTGAGATGACAGCCTCTGCAGATCTCCGAAAATAGTAAAAACTGAGAGCGGAGGGATATCCCACAATTATCTCATAAATAGTCATGCTTTTTCTCTCGTGTCAAATCTCATTCTCATTCTGCTATGGATAGCCCCTGAGAAAATCGACAAGCATATCAGAGAAAAAGCCGCTATGGTAGGAGTTGCCTATTCGGCTGATGTAGTTAATCACGTCGTAAAGGCGCTGTATGAGACGTATACGCAAGTGGACACAGTTATTGTATTCGGCCCTGATTTTACCGGCGCTGGCGAGCTGATAATATCAGCGCTTCGCGGAGATTGTAATGATGCCCTGAGAATTCCCTGTGAGTATGTAAAAAACCTCGGAGTGACTACAGTGGATTTAAGATGGCGTAGTGAGAAAGAGTTGAGAGACGTTGTTGACGCGCTGTATAAACCCGGGGACACGCCTGTAAGGCCCAGAGCCGAGATTCCCATCATGACGCCGAATAAAAGACATCCCTACAGAGGGTTGCACGTACTGTACGACACCGATTTAGAATCTCTGAGGATAAAGGCAATTGATTACCTCTTGACTTATGGAATTGAGACAAAAGACGTATTGTACAGCGTCTTGTTTTTACAACGTGGGATTTCTGGCAATTACTTAGCCCAGCCGTGCGATTTACTAAACGGCTGGCCCTGCGGTCTGGATGGAGCAGACGCACTTCTAGCCGCCCCTGCTTATATTGAAAAGGCGAGCGTAAATCGCATAACAATAGACTTAAGCGTATATAAACGCGACGTTTACGACCCTCACGGGAACTTTGTCATATTAGATAAACTGTACCACTACAGCCCCCGCGGAGTTCTTTTAAGAGAGCTGGAGCTCACTGAAGAAAACGTGCGGAGAGAGGCGCAGAAGGTCCTGCCAGATCACGCCTTTTACCTCGGGGGAGAATTCGCCGCAAAGAGGTTGCTAAAAGGCGGCTATAGACAAGACGCGTGGAAGAGCGGAATCAAAGACTCTTAACCGAGCCTCATAAGCGCTTGGTTAATACGGCGGCCGTTACGCGCCTTAACGCACAAAATAAAGGCGCGCTAAGGAGGGCGCCAAGGGATACGGTGTTAAAGACTCTTATATAAACTAATAATATTGTCAACAACTCCGTTAATAAAGTTGTTCTACGCTACGCTAGATTTTTGTAAACTACATCACAAAGATGCTGTAGCTAAGTTCGTGATTGTAGTTGAGCTGATGACTTATGGCACTACAAGTAGAATTCCGGTGCTGTAATTGCTTATAAGTCAATATGTTGGTAAATCGGCGTTAAGTCCCCCTTTCGCTTAAACTTAACGGAGACGCTTTACAGAAATTTTGTAAAGAGGATATGGCGCCGGGGGTGGGATTTGAACCCACGCCCCCTGGACGGGGACGGGATCTCAAGTCCCGCGCCTTGGGCCGCTCGGCCACCCCGGCTGTTTCTAAAACACACCGCCCTTTTTAAACTTTTCACAACTAAGGGCCATAGGCGGCGGAGTTGGCACATGGCGCGGATTAACGCCGGGGTTTAAGAAGCCGTTTCATTATTTCAGCCGCTATTAACAACGTAGCCGCATCCGCCGTCGCAATAACTGGAACATTCCACCTCTGAAATGGATGGAGGCCGACGCCGTAGGCCCTTGTCAAAACCCCACCGGTCGCCACATCCACGACAAGAAGTATGAGCACGTGTAGCCATATTGTGCCAAGCACAAAGAAAATTCCCTTAAGCCAACCGCCGTAGGTCCCCCTTGCAAGATATATTAGCCAGATTAGCGTCGCCAAGGGGCCCAGCCCGTACCAGATCAAGGCTTCAGTTGACAACGCCGCAAAAGCGAAGGGAATTGAGAGGGCCAAGGCGGCAATTATCTCTCTACGCTTAACGTTTACGATCAGCGATGAGAAGAAAAGAATCCAGAGAAACGCGGCGCCCGCGATAAACAACGCCACGGCCCTAGACCAAGGAACGACAAGCCACAATAAAGAATAAACAACCAAGACAGAAAAAAAGACTAATTTCACAGGGCCATTAAGTAAGTATATATTTCGCTGTGGCGCGAGTAAGTCCTCTAAACATCCAAGTTTTTACCCCTCTATGTCTTAAGTAGTATGTATATAGGAGGGAGTCGGATGGTTGAATATATCCTCTTAAACCCTGATCCGGGCTGACACAGAATTGATCTAGGCAGACCTTAGTTATTCTCGCTTCTATTGCCATTTTGTTATAAGGATCTGATCCAGCCATGGGGAGAGCTATGGCAAATAAAAGCGAATCTGACTCCGATCCAGTCCAAGGAGCGCTCCACCAAACTCTTATGTTATTGTTATCAATAATGTCCAGGCCGTAGGAGCCGGTTGCGCTCTGTAATGCCTGACCCGCTAGGAAGGCGAGTAGCGATGCCACTTTGCTTGGCACAAAGATTAAGATAAAGTTAATAGCATCATGAATTCTCTGGGCGAGATCAATAAGCCAAGGCTTTGTAATATCGGCAATCGACGTTCCCTTTATATAGTTGGCCTTGTATAAAGATACCGAGCTTGAGCTTGTCTTCGTTGGAACAGACAACCTTATATATACTTCAAACCCCTTTATATAATCCACATAGCTTCCAGACACAGAGCGTCCAGCGACTTGAAGCATTATACGTTGATATGTATCACCCACATCATTAACTCTTAGGAGGGCAAGCCCGTGGTATACATACGGGCCGGCTTGGGGATCTGAAGGCGCTCCGTACACCTCTACGACAGAGGCCATATAGGGATTTATCCATATCATATCCATTGCATCGGGGAAGTCTTTCCACTGCTCCACCCAGCGCCACGCTCTGAAAACCTCGGCGGTTCTGACGAAAATAGCTCTTACGTATGGAGTGGCGCCGTTGTCAAACTTTATTTTGACAAGCCAGGATAGGCCTCCGCCAAAGGATTTGGCAAAGCTATAGGGATTGGCGCTGAGGCTGTAAGTCCCCGTGTTAATTTCATAAAAACACCCATTAGTCCCGCTGTTATATCTGCCGTACGCCGTCGAACCCGCCACATACCACATGCCATTTAGCCACAGCTCCCACCTAAGCCCCGGACAGGCCCCGCCCACCGCGTCTGTGGTTAGCTGTAGCACTACGCCCCCTGTAAAAGCTCCCTCTACTAGGCCGTCAAAGGCGGCGTAAGGCCCTATTAGAATTCTGTCCACGTAGTTATACACCGAGTATCCGCTGGGCTGCCCGTAGTAGTCAGTTGCCGTGGCGTATAACATCTCCGCCAGCGTGTAATTACGCTGGCCACCGTAGTAATATCTCAGATACTGCACTGTGCCGTTTATACCAACGGCTGGGGCGCCGGAGTATGTGTTTATATAAACTCTGAGTCTAACCGCCAGCTGGTAGTTTCGGCTGTTGTCCAAGTTCACTCCGGAAACCCACACCCTCGACCTATCAGCCAAGGTGTAGGAACTAGATTGAATAAGCGTACACGAGCCATCTGCATTTATGCGGTAGACGTCGGCTATTAACACGCCGCTTACGGAGCCGCCTCTTATCAACACGCCCAGTGACAGCGAAACTGCGTCGTAGCCGATATACGCCGCGTTAGGCACATTCGCACATGCGCTGGCGCCGGATTCCCCATGTACCGGCACTACGTACTCTGTATAGTTACTGCTTACCCTCACTGGCCTGAAATACAGCCCGCCGTAGACATACAACGAGGATCCAGGGTTAGGGGCGGGGGTGGCCGCTACAATTGATACCTCTCTTGGCTTGGGTCCGCCGCCTCTTTCAAGTCTCGCCCTGCCGCGGAACTCCGGCTGAAAGCCCAGCTCCCTCAACCTCTCAAGAGCCTCGTCTATGTTTCTCGCCACAATTTCTATTAACCCCCCATCTGGCCTTCTAAACACCACGGGAAATTCCCCATCTGGCGTCCTCAACGTAGCATTGCCCTTGACCCTCGCCGGCTTGGCCCCTGCGGGTAGCGCAAGCAGGAAGTATTTCCTGTCATATGCCGGTATATCCACAGTCTCGTTTGTAAATAATATAAAGCCCCGCCCGGTGTCCCTAGGCACGAATATAACCAGCGCCTGCTCGCCCAGAGCCCACATGGCGCCAGGTACATGGGGGGTCTCATCCCCAAGCGGAATGTCCGATTCGACTAGGTATACGAAAAGCCTCTCCCCCCTCTGCCCCGGCTGGCCCTGCGCCAAAACCACGGCCGGCACCACCACAACTGCCACTAACACCACAGCTATCCACCTCTGCATAGGAGACGGGACGTCCGTCTTTTTTTTTTTACTTTCATCAACTTACTAAAATTTACCTCAACTAATGATAATAATCATCATGATAGATCATTATTCCACTTTTATTGGGCTGGGACATCACGCGGTGAGGGGGAGTTTGCGATCCCGCCTGCGCCCTTTGAATTTCTGCGGCGCACCGCCTAGGCGTATGCGATGAGCTATGGGCTATACGCCGGCAAGTGCCACGGGGCCTCTGCCCGCGTCATGGCCAGGCTACGCCCGGGGCGCCTTCTCTAGGGGGTGGTGCCGCCGCAACGCCTCCAACACCTCGCAGGGGTCAGCCTCTACGCATTTTATCTCCACATCGTCGCCGGGATTTGTGATAACTACGTCGGCGTCTCCGGGGGGGTCTGGGCCTATGTGTATCTTATAGCCCACCTTCTCGCCGCGGAGGCCTTCGACAACTATAAAGTCTGCGTCTAGCTCGGCGCACTCCAACTCCCGCTTGTATACCACATAGACCACGCCGTTGTAAAACACCACCATGTCCGCCCCCGCCTTCCTCAAGCGATGGGTATCCTTAGTAGGAGGGTCAGGCTCGTGGTGGCTGACCTTAACGGCGACCACCGAATGTCCCCCCTCTTTTAATTTCGCAATGATCTTCTCCGCCAAAACAGTCTTCCCAACGTCCTTCATCCCCGTAATCTGAATAACGCACGTCACGACAGCTGTCTCAAAAGAGTTTGCAACTCCTCCAGTGCTTTTTTGAAATTCTCCACGGCCCTCTCAGAGGGCGCGTACAGCTTCTTGCCTCCTTCCTCTACCTCCACGAGCACCCCGTCGGCGACCATACGCTTCAACAGAACGTATCCATAGACAGAGCTGACGTTAAACCCCAATCTCCTCAACTCTTGAATTATCGCGTATCCGTGTAGGGGCCCCCTCCTGTTTAATATACTCACGACGTATAGCCATAGGTTCCCCTGTCCTATACACCTCTTAAACCTCTGGTATGCCCTCATTTATCGCGTCTACCTTCTATGAACTCTACCACTGCTCTATACGCCTCGTCGGGGCTCATGTGGACAGGCGGGTTTTTGAAACCCCACGCTGAGGCGCTTATCAACGGCCCGCCGATGCCGCGATCTAGCGCCAGTTTCGCCAGCCTTACCGAGTCTGTGACCACAGCTGCGCTGTTCCAAGCGTCGTGGACGTCTAGCGTAGCCTCTATCCTAATGGAAAGGCCGCCGAATATCTCCGCCTCTATTAAAGTGTGGGCTATCTTCCTATCCCCTAGGAATTGGATGTAGGCAACTGGGGATATATATGCGTCGAACTCCTGGCCCATCGCCATCATTTTCACCGCGGCGGTCTTCGTCTTCTCCTTATCCCCCCTCCTATACATTAGATTTACAAAGTCAGGAGTCCCCCCCACGTTTATTTGATATGTATGCCTTATCTTCACCCCCCTAAGCGCCAGGAGCCGTATCAACGTCTTGTGAAGCACCGTGGCCCCGATCTGGTTTTGAGTATCGTCGCCGAGTAAGGGGACGCCCCTCTCCTGAAACCTCCTCTGCCAATATTCGCTCGTGGCGATAGGGGCAGGCATGGCGTTTACAAAGGCAACCCCCGCCCTCAGAGCCGCCTCGGCGTACGCCTCAGCGGCTTTCTTGGCGCCAGTCGGCAGGTAGTTAACCAACACCTCCGTATTAGTGGAGTTCAACTCTTTCACAACGTCTTCCACGCTTCCCTCTACCACCTTTGGCATTAGGCCAGCTGGCGGCACGCCATCTAGCGCCGGGCCTGGGCGCACGGTCACGCCCAATTTAGGCGGCTTGAACACCACAGTGGCGTTATTGGGAGGCTGGAATATGGCCTCGGCCAAGTCAAGGCCCACCTTCCTGGCATCTATCTCAAAGGCTGAGGTAAAGACAATGTCGCGGGGCGTATAGCCGCCTATGTCTTTAAACGCCACTATGGGGTCCAGCTCCGGGTTTCTCTTATACATCTCTATTCCTTGGACGAGGGCAGAGGCGCAGTTCCCCACTCCTACGATGCCAACTCTCACCTGCATATCGATCT
It encodes the following:
- a CDS encoding molybdopterin-guanine dinucleotide biosynthesis protein B; this translates as MTCVIQITGMKDVGKTVLAEKIIAKLKEGGHSVVAVKVSHHEPDPPTKDTHRLRKAGADMVVFYNGVVYVVYKRELECAELDADFIVVEGLRGEKVGYKIHIGPDPPGDADVVITNPGDDVEIKCVEADPCEVLEALRRHHPLEKAPRA
- a CDS encoding PadR family transcriptional regulator, which codes for MRAYQRFKRCIGQGNLWLYVVSILNRRGPLHGYAIIQELRRLGFNVSSVYGYVLLKRMVADGVLVEVEEGGKKLYAPSERAVENFKKALEELQTLLRQLS
- a CDS encoding inositol-3-phosphate synthase is translated as MQVRVGIVGVGNCASALVQGIEMYKRNPELDPIVAFKDIGGYTPRDIVFTSAFEIDARKVGLDLAEAIFQPPNNATVVFKPPKLGVTVRPGPALDGVPPAGLMPKVVEGSVEDVVKELNSTNTEVLVNYLPTGAKKAAEAYAEAALRAGVAFVNAMPAPIATSEYWQRRFQERGVPLLGDDTQNQIGATVLHKTLIRLLALRGVKIRHTYQINVGGTPDFVNLMYRRGDKEKTKTAAVKMMAMGQEFDAYISPVAYIQFLGDRKIAHTLIEAEIFGGLSIRIEATLDVHDAWNSAAVVTDSVRLAKLALDRGIGGPLISASAWGFKNPPVHMSPDEAYRAVVEFIEGRRDK